ACAGGAGCTTCAGCTCTCCAGACCTTCCACCCCATCACCTACACCATCTCTCTCTTCATACAGTTCTGGCGGTTCAATCTCCCCATCCTCTCCAGGCAGAGGAACCATGCGCAAGAAAAAGCAAGTGGTGTTCGCCGATGCCAAAGGGCTCTCGCTCACATCCGTGCGCATCTTCACAGCTGACCAGTCAGAGACGGAGTCTGAAGATCCATCGCAGCCTGAGGACAAGATGAAGGTTGCAGATAGGCCGTCCACACAGAGCGCCAGGATACGAGTAAGACTTGGCTTTCCACAACCTTGTCCAGACCGGGCAAGTTTAAAAGAAAATCTGGTCCAGTTGGAGAGCTGCAGCGTGACCGAGAAGAACCTGAGCGGTTTGGTGCGCGTCTGCAACGTGAAGTTTGATAAGACTGTTTTTATTCGCATAACTTTCGACTCATGGCGAAGCCACCAAGACATTCCATGCATGTACAAGAGGGAACCAAAAGCCTCTTTGGAGACGGACTTGTTTGCTTTTAATATTTCCATACCATCTGATCTGGACCCAGCCAAGAGAGTGGAGTTCTTAGTGGTCTTCAAACCCGGCAAGTCCGGCTTGCAGCTGGTGGACAATAACAAAGGCAAAAACTACCACATCGCGGTGGAAAACCCGACATCGGAATTGCAGAGCTATTTTAGGCCGAGTAGACGAAGCTTTGTCATACCTAGTCCCCAGCGCCTTTCGGTATGGCCTGTGGTCAGAGATCATGTCCTGCACAAGTCAAAATACATGCCGTGCAAAGGCCCTCTCTATGCGGAGCGTCCGTTACACAAGACCTGGGGAAGTATGACAAATTTAACTGGACAGTGTTGATGTGGGACAGACCAGATGTATCCTAAGCATGGCACTATACTGACATTACAAATGCAACTAAATAAAACAAGGCGAGCAGGTGAAGATTGTGTACCAATAAGACTTTAACACACTTCATCTTGTTCAATGCCTTCTGGTTCCGTTATGCTGctattttgaataaaatgttcTGCTATTTTGTGtacattatattttatttttgtcttaatttgcacattacagtttttttttcaccAAAAATGTATAAGGCTTTAATGGGAAACTTTGGAAGTCTTTCCCTGTGTTTAT
This window of the Paramisgurnus dabryanus chromosome 10, PD_genome_1.1, whole genome shotgun sequence genome carries:
- the ppp1r3c2a gene encoding protein phosphatase 1 regulatory subunit 3C; amino-acid sequence: MTSTRLYGFSPYSTPEFVMPVDLAMHTQANPPVSHLLGIQALRPSPLNIPSQDFQFSRYSTPSFNMPSQELQLSRPSTPSPTPSLSSYSSGGSISPSSPGRGTMRKKKQVVFADAKGLSLTSVRIFTADQSETESEDPSQPEDKMKVADRPSTQSARIRVRLGFPQPCPDRASLKENLVQLESCSVTEKNLSGLVRVCNVKFDKTVFIRITFDSWRSHQDIPCMYKREPKASLETDLFAFNISIPSDLDPAKRVEFLVVFKPGKSGLQLVDNNKGKNYHIAVENPTSELQSYFRPSRRSFVIPSPQRLSVWPVVRDHVLHKSKYMPCKGPLYAERPLHKTWGSMTNLTGQC